Below is a window of Salvelinus alpinus chromosome 5, SLU_Salpinus.1, whole genome shotgun sequence DNA.
CCGTGTGTACGGGGGACACAATGagtggagagagacaggcagcCACTCAGTCGATTTCCTCAGGGACAACCTTTATCATGACGTCTTCGTTAGCTCGCCGCACTACCACGGACAGCGGACTGCCTGACTGGACAGCATCACTCACCTCGTCTGTGGTCTGGATGGGTTGCCCGTTGATGCTGATTATAACATCATGGTTAATCATGCCAGCACTGCATGGGGAACATGCATTAGAAAACAATTAACACTACACACACCTAGCCtgctcccagatctgtttgtgctctggACAACTCCGTTGATTGCCGTCGTTGTCAAGCCAATGTTTAGCGTGAcgacaaggagttggcatgacaGCACaaagactggcactcaggctcaCACACCCTCGCTGTTATACAAAACTCAACCTTTCTCTGACTTCCCATCTTATACCCTAAAGGAACAAGCGTTGACCTTTAGACTAAGTTGCAGATGCTGTGTCTTgatccaagagagagagagagatgccggtGGCTTCAAATCCAACAGATAATAGGCCAATCAGTACCATTCACTATAGTTTTGTAGTGTTAGCCAGGCTGGCTTATTATTGGACCTAACATCTATTAGCCATTTTGATTGGCATTCAGATTCAGAAGCTTTTGTTTGAGAGGGCTGCTGCATGCATGTTTGTGTTCCATAGCTGTGGGGGCTACTTCCTGCTATTACCCACAACGACAACATATCACACAGAGCTATTGAGACGGATTTGAGCTCCTGACTGTTCtagctttttttgttgttgcatgggGTAAGAGGGGATGTGGTTGAAAgtaatagggctctgttcaaaagtagtgcactatgaagggtatagggtaccatttggggcaTGGCCAGGAAGAAGACGTAATCAGAAACCTGCCTGTGGGTGACTGCTGGCTGGAGTGTAGTAGAGACCTGGACCAGTCTCGTCTAATAGCCTTGATAACCACAGGCCTGTCATTCCGTTCCTTTGAAAATATCCTGATGCCTCCAAACCCCTTTTGTGCACAGCACTGTCTGCTAATCCATTTGACCAAGACCTAATGGATAAACAGACAAGCATCCTACTGCGCATCACAAATCATACAGACTTGTTTCAGGTTGTGTCCAAAACCTTTTTAATAGTGAGTAGTGCTACTCTATCCTTCTCATATCCCATTAAAACTGCTTTGGTAATATGAATTTAATAACGTTCCTATTCAAAAAGCGCAATGTAACAGGTAATTGTCAGATTTAGGTCTGTACACCACTCAAATACACCAAACTATCATCTGTGAATAACATAGTAATGGTGGTATTGTCCCATTATCAGGCCTTCTGTGGGTGTTCCCACCATATGCCAATAATGAGAAGATGTCTAAACTTGACTCGGCGTGTGTCCTAAAATAGCCGCCTGTCCCGTCTGGCATcggcacacatttcagcaaataaacgCAGTGTCTAAATGAATTGTTTACAAGTGAACTTCAGCGAGTACCGTAAAGATTGTGCAAAATAAGATAAAGGAGAGCAATATCATTGCCATGGATGAGACAGCAGTCGGGTTGGACATGGTCGGCTTAACTACGGGGGATACAAGGCGCAACGAGGTGTGCGTGAGAGAATGGTGCTAAAGTGCAAAATCGCGTATGATCGACAGCCTAGTCTTTGCAAGTCTGATCTGCGATGGATTTGTTATTCTAATGTCTATACTGGTCACAATAAGCAGTGCGGTAGTCTTTTCAACATTTTATTGAGCAAAAGCTGTGTGCGTTAAGGAAATAGATCCCCGTCTCTAATAAGCGGCGGTTGTGTTAAGTGATTAGAAGCAAATGTCTGGGATATTAATTTAAGTTTtacggtagtgcactacttttgaccagggcccataggactctgataaaaagtagtgcactttataaggatagggtgcaatttgggatgcaccctcAGTCTTACCTGGAGGCAGCTGTTCCTGGGATCACTTCATAAACGTACACTCCTGAGCTCACATCTGGGAAGCCGCTCTCCCGCTCCCTCAGATCTCGGATCAAACTGGGAGGAGGATATTACACACAGTATGGCAAGACTTGGAAATGGTCACACACAAGATTTTAGCCAGCAACATTTTGAGAAAGGCAACAATTTGACCGTAAACTTAATATAGATTGTGGTTTAATCGGGATCAGAATTTATGGTGCATAGTAAACCTGCCAGTAATAATGGCACGGCCTGCGTccacaatggcaccctattccctatatagtactctactttTGACCTGGCCATGGAAAAGTGATACCTTCTGACCAAAAGCAGATCTTTACTCACTGAGTTGAGAGTTGAAGCATCCGGACACCCATGTATTTCTTTTTTGGCAGTGTCTTTCCTGATAAACACAGTAAAATAAGAACGGTTATAGAATACCAAATGACTGTATAGAATTGTGccaaataagaatttgatcttaactgacttgactagttaaataaaatacaaataaaaatcatCAGCAATCTGAACCAGAAAAGCTATCATGTAAATCATGGGGTATATTAGTGAAATAGGTAGTGAAGAATTAGTCAAACAAACCCTTGATTTGTCTGTCGTAGGAATCCGCAAGGAATTGCCGTATTCTGTCAGCAGGAATTGCAAAGGATATTCCTGCTGTGACCTTCAGAGTATTTATGCCAATGACATCCCCATCCTGGAAACAAGTCAAATTGAACATAACAAATTATGAATATAAACAGAATTGTAGCattaaaatatgaaaatatgcatctgatatacagtaccagtcaaaagtttggacacacctactcattcaagggtttttctttatttttactattttctacattagaataatagtaaagaaatctaaactatgaaataacacatggaatcatgtagtaaccaaaagtttgaaacaaatcaaaatatatgttatatttgagattcttccaagtagccaccctttgccttgatgacagctttgcacactcttagcattatctcaaccagcttcatgaggtagtcacctggaatgcatttcaattaacaagtgtgccttgttaaaagttaatttgtggaattttttccttaatgcgtttgagctaatcagttgtgttgtgacaaggtaggggtggtatacagaagattgccctatttggtaaaataccaagtccatattacatCTCCATGTgtcgttcccaccgtgaagcatggaggaggaggtgtgatggtgtgggggtgctttgcttgtgacactgtcaatggtttatttagaatttaaggcacacttatccttaaccagcatggctaccacagcattctgcagcaatacgccatcccatctggtttgcacttagtgggctatcgtttgtttttcaacaggataatgacccaacacacctccaggctgtgtaagggctatttgaccaaggagagtgatggagtgctgcatcagatgacctggcctccacaatcactaccgacctcaattgagatggtttgggatgagttgagccacagagtgaaggaaaagcaggcaataagtgctcagcatatgtgggaactccttcaagactgttggaaaagcattcctcatgaagctggttgagagaatgtcaagagtgtgcaaagctgtcatcaaggcaaaggctggctactttgaagaatctaaaatctaaaatatattttgatttgtttaaaacttatttcagattccatatgtgttatttcatagttttgacgtcttcactatgctaccatgtagaaaatagtaaaaataaagaaaaacccttgaatgagtagtcgtgtccaaactttcgactggtactgtacattcatGGAATATGTACTTTCATTCAAGAAAGTTCCTTTGAACATGTCAGTCAACATTGTGTAATGTTCTGTTCTTTCCTGTGGTTCCAAGAATGTTCTGCTGTTCTGTTGTTTCCATGTGTGATGCTTAGCATGGTAATTCTCACTGAGTGAGGGAACAGAATGAAATGTGTATCCTTTTGGTGTATTTGAAAGTAAAGCAGTCTTTTTACAACATTAAGCTCGAGGCCACTGCTTTGATATATCCTATGTAATTGTGTACGCGTGCACAATGATGTTTTATGTAATTGCACTGCACCAATGCAATGTTGTGCAAAAGCCTTCTTTTATATACCACAAGGACTTAGATGGAAAAAATTATATAGCGGGTGAAGAAAGGCCTTAAGCTTCGTCAAGGGCGACTCTAGGAGAATTTTCCTGCTTTGAGATCAATAGGCAGACATAAGTCATCACTATTACAGGAGTCTGCAGATAAAGAATGTTTCCCGTGGCAGATTTTAAAACAACagatgtcacagtaaaacataGAATGGGGACCTTGAGCAGTAAGCCATATATAGAAAACAGAATTATGTCCTTGCAAATCTTTCCGAAATAAAAAAAGGAAAGATACATAGCCTGCCTGCATTTCAAATGTGCTGATTTACATATTACAATCCTCTCAAATACAATATCAAGTAGTAAATCCCCTTACCAAGTTCACAAGTGGTCCCCCTGAGTTGCCATACTATAAAAGAACAGAGCAATAAACAAAAGGTAATGACAATTGTATTGCAGTGCAATGTTTAATCCAAAACAGAGACAAGAAGAGAAGatggagacatacagtatgtaatgatatgtAAAGAGATGCACATGCAGTAAAAAAAGATTCTCAAAATACTGTTGCTTGACAGCCATGTTTCACGTTTGCatcctaaatggtaccctattccctatatggtgaactacttttgaccatgcatggcctatagggctctggtcaaaagtagtgcactaaacagggaatagggtgccagttgagTCACAGACTATGACTCACGTTGATGATGGCGTCCGTCTGGATGTACTCCATGTCAGAGTCTTTGAGTCCCAGCTCCAGGCCATTCCTATGGGCCGTGCTGATGATGCCTGTGGTGACCGTGTTCTGCAGGGGGAAGAAAATTCAAACAAAGCTTCAATTCCAACTAATATCCAAGTGAGTGCTGGCCTTTTTCATGTTTGTTGTGATCTATTTGTGGTTCCAATCATCCTTTCACGTGTTTACGCAAGAGGATAACAGTTGAGTATGTTCCCTCCCTTTACCTGCAGGGAGAAGGGACTTCCCACTGCCACCACAAACTCCCCAGGCCGAAGGTCAGACGAGTGGCCCAGCAGAAGCACCGGCAGTGGACTCTACAGAACAAGACAAACATAGAGATCATATAAATCACAAATCCACTGTTTCATGTTGCTAGGATATCAATGTTCATTCTAGTGTTCTGTTTAATTATGTGAAGATAGTGGGTTAGCATCGCTACTGCCTTCCTGAGACCTGTAGTACTGTCCCGGAACCCAGAAATGTTTGGGCTATTCTTTAAGCCGTGTCCgagccagaatggcccatagAGCAGGAACCTGTTTCTGAAGCTTGAGGCAGTTTGATGTAAagtacaccccctgaacaggacgCTAGTTAGCTTTCCTGGGACAGTAGTATTGAAGGTGCTTCTGGAGTATGTTGTGTCAATAAGGCGTGGGTTTGAATCCCAGGTCTGCCATGGGAGAGATGGACTGTGTTGTAAAGGCAACTGTGGGCTTACTGACTGACACATTGCTGGTCCGGTTCATTGAGTCATCAGAGCTACTTCCTGATACTGTATATGCAGTAAGGGAAGACAaatcacccaccaaaaaagggAAAGAGGCTTTTCAACTGCTCTGTTAATACATTGGCCCTATCAACAGAAGAACCTATAGCACTGAATCATCAGTAAAGCCAAGAAGGCACTCTCACTCTAACCTTCACACCTAGCCTAAGCGTGTATCCGCATGCCTTTTCTTGTCGTGGGTTGAAGTATTTATATTGCTGGAATCTGACGATTACAGTTTGTTTCCATTGCCAGCCCCTCTAGGGCGTAAAGCCTTGTTCCATCACAACCTCACTTGCATGCAAATTTTGGGGTCTGCTGCAGCCTATGACCGCTTACTGTCTACCATCACAACTCATTCAATCTAATCCCTTTCTACTGCGTTTGTAGTCTCCACGGAAGTTTCTAGTTTTCTGAAGTATATTGTGTAGTGATGAGCTGAGTCAAAATGATCAGTTGTATTGCCTGTATGGTTTGTCCCTGGCCTAGATTGGGTTTTAGTGGACTGTGTTCTGGCCAGGGATCCCATAAAGCCACACAAAGGAGCTGTTTACCCAAGCTCCTGTCGTTGCGGTGACAAATGTTTTAGTAACAGCACCACTTGCGAATACTTAAAAAAAAGGGCTGAAGCTGTGAATTTGTAAGACCAAAACAATAGCCCCTAGAGGAAAATTTGGCGACAAATTGACCATGTCAAGGAGTGGAATCCAATTTTGGTCAGGCGAAAGGTCCTCTGTCGCCTTTTTTATGTTAGTCACTGATGACAACCCAGTAGGCCAGTGGAAAACACCAAGCAACATTTTGTTTAAGGACCTGTGAAATGAGAGAGGCCCTTGGAACAGCCTCATTTTAGggaggaggaaaaggaagagCACTCACATCCGACTCAATTTTGATGAGTGCAATGTCTAGCTTCGTGTCCACGTCCTTGACGGAGGCATCGAATTTGACACCGTTCTTCATCTCCACTTTGATTTTCTGCTTGTTGGAGAGAACGTGGGCGTTGGTGACAATCCAGCCGTCCTCTGACACGATGAACCCCGAACCACTAGAGACGGGGACTTCCTGGTTTGAAAATGCCAACCTGAGTGAAAAGACACAACAACCAATCAGGTTGCTTTCATCATCATACCAAAATATAAGGGAATCAGTTCCAATGAAGGGTTTGCGAAAAACACCCAGTCAACAAAATGCAGAGCTTGAAAATTAAGTATTGATCACAACTGTGTTAGACGCCTACTTCAATATGTTGCTGCAGAACGCATTGCATAGTACATTACTAACAGAAAGATTAAAGGGCTCCAATACTGTACTTGCTGCTTCTACCTCTTGAAAAGCTCTAGGTGCACCACAGCAGGGGCTATCTTATCCACCACATCGGCAATGAAGTTGAATTTGTAGCGGATACTTCCTGGGTTCAGGGAACCTGAGGGGACAAaatacagaaagacagaaaggaaGGTTTATTAATGTGAAACAAAGTTCATGCATATATTGGAGGTAGAATTTGCATACATTTCATATGTTGTTCATGAGCTGTAAACATTTTCATATTTATTGGGATACTAGtatatggattttttttaaatagaaaaagCATAACATCTGTCAGACTTTTTCCAGCAGTTAAAAAATAGTGGGAGGGCAAAGTGGTAGGATTTAAGCCCTCTCTGAGCCTGATACGGGTATGCCAATTCTGAGCTTTGGGTTTGGTGCATGGTCTCCTTATGAACACAATGACAAATACATGTATGATACAGGGAAGCACTTAAGGCAAGTAGTAGCATATCTtggcattttttaaatgttttcattACAGTTGAAGGAACTTAGATCAGTAGGGATTTGCCCACAGGACCTGCGGGTCCTGACAGAGATCATTGCAGCACAGTCTGCATTTTTCATGCTATGGTTGGGAGCGGTCGGTCCGACAGacaactttgggatgaaaatATTTAAGTTGTCCCGCAGATTAAAATCACATCTTTGTTGCATTATTCACACACACTGCGAATTCGTTGCTTCAAGTTAAgtagcctacctctcctctcctaattgGGTGTGCGAGATCAAGTGTGCCTAGTACAGATGAAGTCAGAAGTTAATATATcttcacatgatctcagtatatacagtatacacccgttctgaaaggccccagagtctgcaacaccactaagcaaggggcggcaccatgaagaccaatgagctctccaaacaggtcagggacaaagttgtggagaagtacagatcagggttgggttataaaaaaatatccgaaaccttgaacatcccacggagcaccattaaatccattattagaaaatggaaagaatatggcaccacaacaaacctgccaagagagggccgcccaccaaagctcacggaccaggcaaggagggcattaatcagagaggcaacaaagagaccaaagataacccagaaggagctgcaaagctccacagcggagattggattatctgtccataggaccactttaagccgtacattccccagagctgggctttatggaagagtggccagaaaaaaaagccattgcttaaagaaaaaaataagcaaacacatttggtgttcgccgaaaggcatgtgggagaatccccaaacatatggaagaaggtactttggtcagatgagactaaaattgagctttttggccatcaaggaaaacgctatgtctggcgcaaacccaacacctctcattaccCCGAGAACagaatccccacagtgaagcatggtggtggcagcatcgtgctgtgggggtgtttttcatcggcaaggacttggaaactggtcagaattgaaggaataatggatggcgctaaatacagggaaattcttgagggaaacctgtttcagtcttccagagatttgagactgagacGGAGGTTCACATTCcggcaggacaatgacccgaagcatagtactaaagcaacactcaaatggtttaaggggaaacatttaaatgtcttggaatggcctagtcaaagcccagacctcaatccaattgagaatctgtggtatgacttaaagattgatgtacaccagcggaacccatccaacttgaaggaactggagcagttttgccttgaagaatgggcaaaaatcccagtggttagATGTGCCAATCTTATGGAGTcttaccccaagagacttgcagctgtaattgctgcaaaaggtggctctaaaaaagtattgactttggggcgggagtgaatagttatgcacggtcAAGTTTACAGTatatttgtcttatttcttgtttgtttcacaagaaaaaatattttgcatcttcaaagtggtaggcattcCCCCACATAATATAtcttaattccaggttgtaagtcatcaaaataggaaaaataccaaggggggtgaatactttcgcaagccactgtatcttAT
It encodes the following:
- the htra4 gene encoding serine protease HTRA1; translated protein: MIKFVVCIIFASVVHARLLRKRQTPCPEVCDGSGCPVAPESRCYYGVVKDSCGCCTVCASGEGDICGERGIGLCGEGMTCEYPAGKRRVRGSCVCTLAEPVCGSDGRTYPTMCRLRAENKIAELSINPPVILIQKGHCDSGSLNPGSIRYKFNFIADVVDKIAPAVVHLELFKRLAFSNQEVPVSSGSGFIVSEDGWIVTNAHVLSNKQKIKVEMKNGVKFDASVKDVDTKLDIALIKIESDSPLPVLLLGHSSDLRPGEFVVAVGSPFSLQNTVTTGIISTAHRNGLELGLKDSDMEYIQTDAIINYGNSGGPLVNLDGDVIGINTLKVTAGISFAIPADRIRQFLADSYDRQIKGKTLPKKKYMGVRMLQLSTHLIRDLRERESGFPDVSSGVYVYEVIPGTAASSAGMINHDVIISINGQPIQTTDEVSDAVQSGSPLSVVVRRANEDVMIKVVPEEID